In one Podarcis muralis chromosome 7, rPodMur119.hap1.1, whole genome shotgun sequence genomic region, the following are encoded:
- the PSENEN gene encoding gamma-secretase subunit PEN-2, protein MNLERVSNEEKLNLCRKYYLGGFALLPFLWLVNVFWFFREAFLVPAYTEQLQIKRYVQRSAMGLLFWVIVLTTWISIFQARRAEWGELGDYLSFTIPLGTP, encoded by the exons ATGAACCTGGAGCGCGTTTCCAACGAGGAGAAGCTCAACCTCTGTAGGAAGTACTACTTGG GTGGCTTTGCTCTGCTGCCTTTCCTGTGGCTGGTGAACGTTTTCTGGTTTTTCCGAGAGGCCTTTCTGGTGCCGGCGTACACTGAGCAACTACAGATAAAGCGCT ATGTCCAGCGTTCAGCCATGGGGCTTCTTTTCTGGGTGATCGTGCTCACCACGTGGATCAGCATTTTCCAGGCGCGCCGGGCAGAGTGGGGCGAGCTTGGCGACTACCTCTCCTTCACCATCCCCCTGGGCACTCCATGA
- the HSPB6 gene encoding heat shock protein beta-6: MDIAIHHPWMRRPLGFPSAFPSLFPPRLFDQRFGEGLFESDLFPATLSPYYMRTPSLQMPAMPQMPAMPDTGLSEVKMDKDKFSVLLDVKHFSPEEMSVKVIGDYIEVHAKHEERPDEHGYISREFHRRYMIPKGVDPAAITSALSPDGVLSITAPTTQALPGVERSIPISRQEKPAVTGK, translated from the exons ATGGACATCGCCATCCACCACCCCTGGATGCGGCGGCCCCTGGGCTTCCCTTCGGCCTTCCCGTCGCTCTTCCCGCCGCGTCTTTTCGACCAGAGGTTCGGCGAAGGGCTCTTCGAGAGCGACCTGTTCCCGGCCACGCTCAGCCCCTATTACATGCGCACGCCCAGCCTGCAGATGCCTGCGATGCCGCAGATGCCTGCGATGCCGGACACGGGGCTTTCGGAG GTGAAGATGGACAAAGACAAGTTCTCTGTGTTGTTGGACGTGAAGCATTTTTCACCTGAAGAGATGAGCGTGAAGGTGATTGGGGACTACATCGAAGTTCATGCCAAGCATGAGGAACGGCCG GATGAGCATGGCTACATCTCCCGGGAGTTCCACCGCCGCTACATGATCCCCAAAGGTGTTGATCCGGCAGCCATCACCTCGGCCCTGTCTCCCGACGGGGTGCTATCCATCACGGCACCGACTACCCAGGCTCTTCCCGGAGTGGAGCGCAGCATCCCCATCAGCCGCCAGGAAAAGCCTGCCGTCACCGGAAAGTAA